One genomic segment of Mycolicibacterium gilvum includes these proteins:
- a CDS encoding acyltransferase family protein: MASMNTTGASSREIALDLYRSAAVMIVVIGHWLLSVMTYDDGEFGRDNPLVLLPWTQWLTWGFQVVPVFFAVAGFASAVSWGRRDTSASRQEWVRRRVARTLGPTAVYAVFVLTVMGVLTLVGIDGSVLALGGWAVAMHLWFLAVYLMVVALTPIAVAAHRRWGLAVPAVLAVCLVLVDVIGIATGYQEIRTANYFFCWAAIYQLGIAWHDGLLGRRLLIAVAVTGAAALPLLVTWGPYPVAMIGVPGVRVENSAPPSVALLTLAMVQIGVLFALVPVLNRALSRGRWPRLIGIANDNVMALYLWHMMPVIVVTVIAYPAGLLPQPPLGSGAWWLARLEWELVLAVVTAALLCLLFWQRRFFAASAPTFGVPIPPGLAEAMLYVGTAACALALSLLSANGFAPDGHFPVIPVALFVTGTLLVGARPRVTARTPPVRRDQTHT, encoded by the coding sequence ATGGCATCGATGAACACGACAGGTGCCTCCTCGCGCGAGATCGCGCTCGATCTGTACCGGTCCGCCGCGGTGATGATCGTCGTCATCGGCCATTGGCTGCTGTCGGTGATGACCTACGACGACGGCGAGTTCGGCCGCGACAATCCCCTCGTCCTGTTGCCGTGGACGCAGTGGCTCACCTGGGGCTTCCAGGTGGTCCCGGTGTTCTTCGCGGTCGCCGGTTTCGCGAGCGCGGTTTCCTGGGGCCGCCGGGACACCTCGGCGTCGCGCCAGGAGTGGGTCCGCCGACGCGTGGCCCGCACACTGGGCCCCACCGCCGTCTACGCGGTTTTCGTGCTCACCGTGATGGGTGTGCTCACGCTGGTCGGCATCGACGGGTCGGTGCTCGCGCTCGGCGGCTGGGCGGTGGCCATGCACCTGTGGTTCCTGGCCGTGTACCTGATGGTCGTCGCGCTGACCCCCATCGCCGTGGCCGCGCATCGCCGCTGGGGTCTTGCGGTACCGGCCGTGCTCGCGGTCTGCCTCGTCCTCGTCGACGTGATCGGCATCGCCACCGGGTATCAGGAGATCCGGACCGCGAACTACTTCTTCTGCTGGGCGGCCATCTATCAGCTCGGAATAGCCTGGCACGACGGGCTTCTCGGCCGTCGGTTGCTCATCGCGGTCGCGGTGACCGGCGCCGCCGCACTGCCCCTGCTCGTGACGTGGGGTCCGTACCCGGTCGCGATGATCGGTGTGCCGGGGGTGCGCGTGGAGAACTCGGCGCCGCCGTCGGTGGCGCTGCTGACCCTGGCCATGGTGCAGATCGGGGTGCTGTTCGCCCTGGTGCCGGTGCTGAACCGGGCACTGTCCCGCGGCAGGTGGCCGCGGCTGATCGGGATCGCCAACGACAACGTGATGGCGCTCTACCTCTGGCACATGATGCCCGTGATCGTGGTGACCGTCATCGCGTATCCGGCCGGGCTGCTGCCGCAGCCGCCGTTGGGCTCGGGCGCCTGGTGGCTGGCCCGGCTGGAATGGGAGCTCGTGCTGGCGGTGGTCACGGCGGCGCTGTTGTGCCTGTTGTTCTGGCAGCGGCGGTTCTTCGCGGCATCGGCACCGACGTTCGGCGTTCCGATTCCCCCTGGTTTGGCCGAGGCCATGCTCTACGTCGGGACCGCCGCCTGCGCGCTTGCGCTCAGTCTGTTGTCCGCGAACGGTTTCGCGCCCGACGGGCACTTCCCGGTGATACCGGTCGCGTTGTTCGTCACCGGCACGTTGCTGGTCGGCGCGCGGCCGCGGGTCACGGCGCGGACACCACCAGTTCGCCGCGATCAGACACACACGTGA
- a CDS encoding YncE family protein, whose translation MHLHPNPTGRVARLGVAALTAVVVSGCSSNPVDAPPPTIPAAQPADSPAPAARPAGDVRPLATPVAAAVFDTATTSLLTLSAGPVGRSTITVFGASGSPRPIELDAAATAMVTDGAGTAYLARRGGYFRLDIASGEVTAQAVDGQDDVDFTAITRRADGRLVLGSADGAVSTLSSDTEVGARLKIFARVDALAAQGDTAVVLDRGQTSVTTLNTDGTGAAHALRAGEGATSIAADGAGRILVTDTRGGELLVYGVDPLILRQRYPVPDAPYGLAVSADPQGLAWVAQTANNTVVGYDLATGIPVEKVRYPTVQQPNSLAYDDSSDTLYVASGSGAGVQVITAAGGQK comes from the coding sequence TTGCATCTGCACCCAAACCCGACGGGCCGTGTGGCCCGGCTGGGCGTTGCCGCGCTGACCGCGGTGGTGGTCTCCGGATGCTCGTCGAACCCGGTGGATGCGCCGCCGCCCACCATCCCCGCCGCTCAACCCGCTGATTCGCCGGCACCGGCGGCGCGCCCGGCCGGGGACGTGCGGCCGCTGGCCACCCCGGTGGCGGCCGCGGTGTTCGACACCGCGACGACGTCGCTGCTCACCCTCTCCGCGGGCCCGGTCGGCCGCTCGACGATCACCGTGTTCGGCGCATCCGGGTCGCCGCGCCCGATCGAACTGGACGCCGCCGCGACGGCAATGGTCACCGATGGCGCCGGTACGGCCTATCTCGCGCGCCGGGGCGGCTACTTCCGGCTCGACATCGCCTCCGGCGAGGTGACCGCGCAGGCGGTCGACGGCCAGGACGACGTCGATTTCACCGCGATCACCCGGCGGGCCGACGGCAGGCTGGTGCTGGGGAGCGCCGACGGCGCAGTGTCCACCCTGTCGTCGGACACCGAGGTCGGCGCCCGGCTGAAGATCTTCGCGCGGGTCGACGCGCTCGCTGCCCAGGGCGACACCGCCGTGGTGCTGGACCGGGGGCAGACGTCGGTGACGACGCTGAATACCGACGGCACCGGGGCTGCGCACGCGCTGCGTGCCGGAGAGGGCGCGACGAGCATCGCCGCCGACGGCGCGGGCCGGATCCTGGTCACCGACACCCGGGGCGGCGAGCTGCTGGTGTACGGCGTCGACCCGCTGATCCTGCGACAGCGCTACCCCGTGCCGGACGCACCGTACGGACTGGCGGTCTCGGCGGACCCACAGGGCCTTGCCTGGGTCGCGCAGACCGCGAACAACACCGTGGTCGGTTACGACCTGGCGACCGGCATCCCCGTCGAGAAGGTGCGGTATCCGACCGTGCAGCAACCCAACTCGCTGGCCTACGACGACTCGTCCGACACGTTGTACGTGGCGTCGGGCTCGGGGGCCGGTGTCCAGGTGATCACGGCCGCAGGCGGCCAGAAGTGA
- a CDS encoding DUF5703 family protein, giving the protein MPAAWSEVVAEESADYEWIPLRLPPDVTRVTASIRLSIEAEYRGWELNRVRLYTDGSRRVLLRRKKRADGPPGPDQPGL; this is encoded by the coding sequence ATGCCGGCGGCATGGAGCGAGGTGGTCGCCGAGGAGTCGGCGGACTACGAGTGGATCCCGCTGCGCCTGCCGCCCGATGTCACCCGCGTGACCGCGTCGATCAGACTCTCGATCGAGGCCGAGTACCGCGGTTGGGAGCTCAACCGCGTGCGGCTCTACACCGACGGCTCGCGACGGGTTCTGTTGCGCCGCAAGAAGCGGGCCGACGGCCCGCCCGGACCTGATCAGCCGGGTCTGTGA
- a CDS encoding undecaprenyl-diphosphate phosphatase — translation MSWLQVVVLSVLQGLTEFLPVSSSGHLAIASRVFFEDDAGASFTAVCQLGTEAAVLVYFARDIVRILKAWFSGLFGSGGRTPDYWLGWWVIIGTIPISVIGLLFKDEIRTGARNLWLVATAMIVFSFVIAAAEYMGRQTRRVEQLTWRDSVIVGFAQCLALVPGVSRSGATISAGLFLGMERELAARFGFLLAIPAVFASGLFSLPDAFAPVGEGMSATGPQLLVSTVIAFVVGYAAVAWFLRFLVRHSMYWFVGYRIVLGTVVLVLLSTGVVAAI, via the coding sequence ATGTCGTGGCTGCAGGTTGTCGTCCTCTCGGTGCTGCAGGGCCTGACCGAATTCCTGCCGGTGTCGTCGTCAGGGCACCTCGCCATCGCGTCGCGGGTGTTCTTCGAAGACGACGCCGGTGCGTCGTTCACCGCGGTCTGCCAGCTCGGTACCGAGGCCGCCGTGCTCGTCTACTTCGCCCGCGACATCGTGCGGATCCTCAAGGCCTGGTTCTCCGGGCTCTTCGGTTCCGGCGGGCGCACCCCCGACTACTGGCTGGGGTGGTGGGTGATCATCGGCACGATCCCGATCAGCGTGATCGGTCTGCTGTTCAAAGACGAGATCCGCACGGGCGCACGCAATCTCTGGCTGGTCGCCACCGCGATGATCGTGTTCTCGTTCGTCATCGCCGCGGCCGAGTACATGGGCCGCCAGACCCGGCGTGTCGAGCAGCTGACCTGGCGCGACAGCGTGATCGTCGGCTTCGCCCAGTGTCTGGCGCTGGTCCCGGGGGTGTCACGGTCCGGCGCGACGATCAGCGCGGGCCTGTTCCTCGGGATGGAGCGCGAGCTGGCCGCCCGGTTCGGGTTCCTGCTGGCGATCCCGGCGGTGTTCGCGTCGGGACTGTTCTCGCTGCCCGATGCGTTCGCGCCTGTCGGGGAGGGGATGAGCGCCACCGGACCGCAGCTGCTGGTGTCGACGGTGATCGCGTTCGTCGTCGGCTACGCGGCGGTCGCGTGGTTCCTGCGCTTCCTGGTCCGGCACAGCATGTACTGGTTCGTCGGCTACCGGATCGTGCTGGGTACCGTCGTGCTGGTGCTGCTCTCGACCGGGGTGGTGGCGGCCATATGA
- a CDS encoding quinone-dependent dihydroorotate dehydrogenase — protein sequence MYAALRKALFLVPPERIHGLVFAGLRAATTPVPLRRNLSRRLAPHDPVLASTVFGVRFPGPLGLAAGFDKDGLGVHTWGALGFGYAELGTVTAQAQPGNPPPRMFRLPADRALLNRMGFNNHGSAALARRLTGSSSDVPVGVNIGKTKVTEPQDAPADYAESARLLGSLASYLVVNVSSPNTPGLRDLQSVESLRPILSAVLAETSTPVLVKIAPDLADPDIDDIADLAVELGLAGIVATNTTISRDGLKTPGVADLGAGGVSGPPVARRALEVLRRLYARVGDKLVLISVGGIETPDDAWERITAGASLLQGYTGFVYGGGLWARSINDGVAARLHENGFASLAEAVGSATR from the coding sequence ATGTACGCGGCCCTGCGCAAGGCGCTGTTCCTCGTCCCGCCCGAACGTATCCACGGTCTGGTGTTCGCCGGACTGCGCGCGGCGACGACACCGGTCCCGCTGCGCCGGAATCTGTCGCGACGCCTCGCCCCGCACGATCCGGTGCTGGCCAGCACCGTGTTCGGGGTGCGGTTCCCGGGCCCGCTGGGGCTGGCCGCCGGCTTCGACAAGGACGGCCTCGGCGTACACACCTGGGGCGCACTGGGATTCGGGTACGCCGAGCTCGGAACCGTGACGGCGCAGGCGCAGCCGGGCAACCCGCCGCCACGGATGTTCCGGCTGCCCGCCGACCGCGCGCTGCTCAACCGCATGGGCTTCAACAACCACGGGTCCGCCGCGCTGGCGCGCCGGCTCACCGGCAGTTCGTCGGACGTGCCGGTCGGGGTGAACATCGGCAAGACGAAGGTGACCGAGCCGCAGGACGCGCCCGCCGACTACGCCGAGAGCGCCCGCCTGCTCGGGTCGCTGGCGTCCTATCTCGTGGTGAACGTCAGCTCGCCGAACACCCCTGGTCTGCGCGACCTTCAGTCGGTGGAGTCGCTGCGTCCGATCCTGTCGGCGGTGCTGGCCGAGACGTCGACCCCGGTGCTGGTGAAGATCGCACCCGACCTCGCCGACCCCGACATCGACGACATCGCCGATCTGGCAGTCGAATTGGGCCTTGCCGGAATCGTGGCCACCAACACCACGATCTCGCGTGACGGCCTGAAGACCCCCGGGGTGGCCGATCTCGGCGCCGGGGGCGTCTCGGGTCCGCCGGTGGCCCGCCGCGCGCTGGAGGTGTTGCGTCGCCTGTACGCGCGCGTCGGCGACAAGCTGGTGCTCATCAGTGTCGGCGGCATCGAGACTCCCGACGACGCGTGGGAGCGGATCACCGCGGGCGCCTCGCTGCTGCAGGGGTACACCGGGTTCGTCTACGGCGGCGGCCTGTGGGCCCGGTCGATCAACGACGGCGTCGCCGCCCGCCTCCACGAGAACGGTTTCGCGAGTCTCGCAGAGGCGGTCGGGTCGGCTACCCGCTAG
- a CDS encoding histidine phosphatase family protein, giving the protein MTVLLVRHGRSTSNTAHTLAGRSEGVDLDDRGREQASGLVERLGGLPIRAIVRSPLLRCERTVEPLAAALGVDPVVDDRIVEVDYGAWTGRKIGELVKEPLWAVVQQQPSAAVFPDGEGLAQVQARAVAAVREHDRRLAEEHGADVLWVACTHGDVIKSVLADALGSHLDSFQRINADPASVSVVRYTPFRPFVIHVNHTGGALNPALSAPPPESKDVPTGDAVVGGSTE; this is encoded by the coding sequence ATGACCGTTCTGTTGGTCCGCCACGGCCGGTCGACGTCCAACACCGCCCATACGCTGGCCGGTCGGTCAGAGGGGGTGGACCTCGACGATCGCGGACGGGAGCAGGCGAGCGGACTGGTCGAGCGCCTCGGCGGCCTGCCCATCCGGGCCATCGTGCGGTCTCCGCTGCTGCGGTGCGAACGCACCGTCGAGCCGCTGGCCGCCGCCCTCGGGGTGGACCCCGTCGTCGACGACCGGATCGTCGAGGTCGACTACGGCGCCTGGACCGGGCGCAAGATCGGCGAACTGGTCAAAGAGCCGCTGTGGGCGGTGGTTCAGCAGCAGCCCAGCGCCGCGGTGTTCCCCGACGGGGAGGGTCTGGCGCAGGTGCAGGCCCGCGCCGTGGCCGCGGTGCGTGAACACGACCGGCGGCTGGCCGAGGAGCACGGCGCCGACGTGCTCTGGGTCGCGTGCACTCACGGCGACGTGATCAAGTCCGTGCTCGCCGATGCGCTCGGCTCCCATCTCGACAGTTTTCAGCGCATCAACGCCGACCCCGCCTCGGTGAGCGTCGTCCGCTACACGCCGTTCCGGCCCTTCGTGATCCACGTCAACCACACCGGAGGCGCGCTGAACCCGGCCCTGAGTGCGCCGCCGCCCGAGAGCAAGGACGTCCCCACCGGTGACGCGGTGGTGGGCGGATCCACCGAGTGA
- a CDS encoding M20/M25/M40 family metallo-hydrolase, translating to MTGDAGGRSGGLTPSDEVVDLVSTLIRFDTSNTGDPATTMGEAECARWVADQLAEVGYVCEYIEAGAPGRANVFARLEGADRSRGALMLHGHLDVVPAEASDWSVHPFSGAIEDGYVWGRGAVDMKDMVGMILAVARHFKRSGIVPPRDLVFAFVSDEEAGGNYGCKWLVEHRPDLFEGVTEAVGEVGGFSLTVPRPDGGEKRLYLVETAEKAMLWMRLTARARAGHGSMVHDDNAVTAVAEAVARLGRHRFPIVLTESVEQFLTAVGEETGYAFDPASPDIEGTVAKLGGIARIVGATLRDTANPTMLKAGYKANVIPATAESVIDCRVLPGRLADFEREVDELIGPDVKREWITNLPSYETPFDGELLDAMNNAILANDPDARTVPYMLSGGTDAKHFARLGIRCFGFAPLRLPPDLDFAALFHGVDERVPVDALTFGAQVLEHFLLHS from the coding sequence GTGACTGGTGATGCAGGCGGGCGTAGCGGCGGGTTGACCCCAAGTGACGAGGTCGTCGACCTCGTCAGCACGCTGATCCGGTTCGACACCTCCAACACCGGTGACCCTGCGACGACCATGGGCGAGGCGGAGTGCGCCCGCTGGGTCGCCGACCAGCTCGCCGAGGTCGGCTACGTCTGCGAGTACATCGAGGCGGGCGCGCCCGGCCGGGCCAACGTGTTCGCCCGCCTGGAGGGCGCCGACCGGTCCCGCGGCGCGCTGATGCTGCACGGCCATCTCGACGTGGTCCCCGCCGAGGCTTCGGACTGGAGCGTGCACCCGTTCTCCGGCGCGATCGAGGACGGCTATGTGTGGGGACGCGGCGCCGTCGACATGAAGGACATGGTCGGGATGATCCTGGCGGTCGCCCGGCACTTCAAACGCTCGGGGATCGTGCCGCCGCGCGACCTGGTGTTCGCGTTCGTCTCCGACGAGGAGGCCGGCGGCAACTACGGATGCAAATGGCTCGTCGAGCACCGCCCCGACCTGTTCGAGGGTGTCACCGAGGCCGTCGGGGAGGTCGGGGGTTTCTCGTTGACGGTGCCCCGCCCCGACGGTGGAGAAAAGCGGCTCTACCTCGTCGAGACCGCCGAGAAGGCGATGCTGTGGATGCGGCTGACCGCGCGTGCGCGTGCGGGGCACGGGTCGATGGTGCACGACGACAACGCCGTCACCGCGGTCGCCGAGGCCGTCGCGAGGCTCGGCAGGCACCGCTTCCCGATCGTGCTGACCGAGTCGGTCGAACAGTTCCTGACCGCGGTCGGCGAGGAGACCGGGTACGCGTTCGACCCCGCCTCGCCCGACATCGAGGGCACGGTCGCCAAGCTCGGCGGGATCGCCCGGATCGTCGGCGCGACGCTGCGCGACACGGCGAACCCGACGATGCTCAAGGCCGGCTACAAGGCCAACGTGATCCCGGCGACGGCGGAGTCCGTGATCGACTGCCGGGTGCTGCCGGGTCGGCTCGCCGACTTCGAGCGCGAGGTCGACGAGCTGATAGGCCCCGACGTGAAACGCGAATGGATCACCAACCTGCCGTCCTATGAGACCCCGTTCGACGGGGAGCTGCTCGACGCGATGAACAACGCGATCCTGGCCAACGACCCGGACGCCCGCACCGTGCCGTACATGCTCTCGGGTGGAACCGACGCAAAGCACTTCGCCCGCTTGGGGATTCGGTGCTTCGGCTTCGCCCCGCTGCGGCTGCCGCCCGACCTGGACTTCGCCGCCCTGTTCCACGGCGTCGACGAACGGGTACCTGTCGATGCGTTGACGTTCGGCGCGCAGGTGCTCGAGCACTTCCTGCTGCACTCGTAG
- a CDS encoding SCO1664 family protein produces MTSSDSQRDSQRVLRDGEMTVIGRIRSASNATFLCEAVLDGFTEHCVYKPVRGEAPLWDFPDGTLAGRERASYLVSAALGWNVVPYTIIRDGPAGPGMVQRWVDQPGDDDTDAETDTGPDLIDLLPTGQIPPGFLPILQAYDYAGDEVTLVHADDDRLRRIAVFDVLINNADRKGGHVLHGVDGGVYGVDHGVTLHEEDKLRTVLWGWAGKPVDDETLCDVRVLGEKLHADLGAELTDHITPREVAALRARVVALLRNPVMPTPDRRRPIPWPAF; encoded by the coding sequence ATGACGAGCTCTGATTCCCAGAGGGATTCCCAGAGGGTCCTCCGCGACGGTGAAATGACCGTGATCGGCCGCATCCGGTCGGCCAGCAACGCGACGTTCCTGTGCGAAGCCGTTCTCGACGGATTCACCGAGCACTGCGTCTACAAGCCGGTGCGCGGCGAGGCGCCGCTGTGGGACTTCCCGGACGGGACACTGGCCGGACGTGAACGGGCGTCCTATCTGGTGTCCGCGGCACTCGGCTGGAACGTGGTGCCCTACACCATCATTCGTGACGGTCCTGCCGGTCCGGGCATGGTCCAGCGGTGGGTCGATCAGCCCGGCGACGACGACACCGACGCCGAAACCGACACCGGTCCCGATTTGATCGACCTGCTGCCCACCGGGCAGATCCCGCCGGGATTCCTGCCCATCCTGCAGGCCTACGACTACGCCGGTGACGAGGTCACCCTCGTGCACGCCGACGACGACCGACTGCGCCGCATCGCGGTGTTCGACGTGCTCATCAACAACGCCGACCGCAAGGGCGGACACGTGTTGCACGGTGTCGACGGCGGTGTCTACGGGGTCGATCACGGTGTCACGCTGCACGAGGAGGACAAGCTGCGCACCGTGCTGTGGGGCTGGGCGGGCAAGCCCGTCGACGATGAGACCCTCTGCGACGTCCGGGTCCTCGGGGAGAAGCTGCACGCCGACCTGGGCGCTGAGCTGACCGATCACATCACGCCCCGCGAGGTCGCCGCACTGCGGGCCAGAGTCGTTGCCCTGCTGCGTAATCCGGTGATGCCGACGCCCGACCGGCGACGGCCGATCCCGTGGCCCGCGTTCTGA
- a CDS encoding DUF3090 domain-containing protein — MAREIHVFRTPDRFVAGTVGQPGNRTFYLQAVHDKRVISVILEKQQVAVLAERIAALLLEINRRFGTPIPPETGEVDDLSPLVTPVDAEFRVGTMGLGWDSEAQTVVVELLAVSETEFDASVVLDDAEDGPDAVRVFLTPESARQFATRSNRVISAGRPPCPLCEEPLDPEGHICVRTNGYRRGALGGSDDDEL; from the coding sequence ATGGCCCGCGAAATCCACGTCTTCCGCACACCCGACCGCTTCGTGGCCGGGACCGTCGGCCAGCCGGGAAACCGGACCTTCTATCTGCAGGCCGTCCACGACAAGCGCGTCATCTCGGTGATCCTGGAGAAGCAGCAGGTCGCAGTCCTCGCCGAGCGGATCGCCGCGCTGCTGCTGGAGATCAATCGCCGCTTCGGCACCCCGATACCGCCGGAGACCGGTGAGGTCGACGACCTCAGCCCGCTCGTCACGCCGGTGGATGCCGAGTTCCGGGTCGGGACGATGGGCCTGGGCTGGGATTCCGAGGCGCAGACCGTCGTCGTCGAGCTGCTGGCGGTGTCGGAGACCGAATTCGACGCGTCCGTGGTGCTCGACGATGCCGAGGACGGACCCGACGCGGTGCGCGTGTTCCTGACCCCCGAGTCGGCCCGTCAGTTCGCCACCCGGTCGAACCGGGTCATCTCGGCCGGCCGCCCGCCGTGCCCGCTGTGCGAAGAACCACTGGACCCCGAGGGGCACATCTGCGTCCGAACCAACGGTTACCGGCGCGGTGCCCTGGGCGGGTCCGACGATGACGAGCTCTGA
- a CDS encoding YbhB/YbcL family Raf kinase inhibitor-like protein: protein MAFDYDPYSFLPKLPTFTVTSQSFEDGGAWGNDQVSGIMGAGGSDISPQLSWSGFPEETRSFAVTVYDPDAPTGSGFWHWAVFNLPATVTELPAGVGDGSASGFPGDAVTLANDAGLKRFIGAAPPAGHGPHRYIVAVHAVDVEKLDVPADATPAYLGFNLFGHAIARALITGTYEQN from the coding sequence ATGGCTTTTGACTACGACCCGTACTCGTTCCTCCCGAAGTTGCCGACTTTCACCGTGACGTCGCAGTCGTTCGAAGACGGCGGGGCCTGGGGCAACGACCAGGTCAGCGGCATCATGGGCGCGGGCGGCTCCGACATCTCACCCCAGCTGAGCTGGTCGGGCTTCCCCGAGGAGACCCGCAGCTTCGCGGTGACGGTCTACGACCCCGACGCGCCGACGGGATCGGGTTTCTGGCACTGGGCGGTCTTCAACCTGCCGGCGACGGTCACCGAGCTGCCCGCCGGCGTCGGCGACGGCAGTGCCAGCGGATTCCCCGGTGACGCAGTCACTTTGGCCAACGATGCGGGCCTGAAGCGGTTCATCGGCGCCGCCCCTCCGGCCGGTCACGGCCCGCACCGTTACATCGTCGCGGTGCACGCGGTCGACGTCGAGAAGCTCGACGTGCCCGCCGACGCGACCCCGGCGTACCTCGGCTTCAACCTGTTCGGCCACGCGATCGCACGTGCGCTGATCACCGGCACGTACGAACAGAACTGA